In one Chryseobacterium camelliae genomic region, the following are encoded:
- a CDS encoding OmpH family outer membrane protein, whose amino-acid sequence MKKLNVLFAAIMMVVSVGMAKAQKSATLNVAAVLNAMPEKTKADADLKSFIDTKQAEIKKKGDAGQAKLKQYEEEASKKTAEENKVRGLEIQKLQEEIAQMQDKAMKDSQAKQDALYDPIEKKLNAAIEKVAKANTIDFVLDANSSALIYKNGPDITADVKKELGLK is encoded by the coding sequence ATGAAAAAATTAAATGTATTATTTGCAGCAATAATGATGGTTGTGTCTGTAGGTATGGCAAAAGCTCAAAAATCGGCTACTTTAAATGTTGCAGCTGTTCTTAATGCGATGCCTGAGAAAACTAAAGCAGATGCAGATTTAAAATCATTCATTGATACTAAACAAGCTGAAATCAAAAAGAAAGGTGATGCCGGACAAGCAAAATTAAAGCAATATGAAGAAGAAGCTTCTAAAAAAACGGCAGAAGAAAATAAAGTAAGAGGGCTTGAAATTCAAAAATTGCAAGAAGAAATTGCTCAGATGCAGGATAAAGCAATGAAAGACAGCCAGGCTAAACAAGATGCATTGTATGATCCGATTGAGAAAAAATTGAATGCTGCTATTGAAAAAGTAGCAAAAGCAAATACAATTGATTTTGTATTAGATGCTAACTCATCTGCTCTTATCTACAAAAACGGACCAGATATCACGGCTGATGTTAAAAAAGAATTAGGTCTTAAATAA
- the bamA gene encoding outer membrane protein assembly factor BamA: MKFRLLPIIMFAASAHFYGQVTPQDSTKVNASVHAENQAGTYTLKDIVVDGVKKYTPAQILRFTGLTKGESVDIPGQKISTAVKKLWDTQSFSEVEVYIESIEGETVVLKFYLEDLKELGEVKFTGKGIGKSKNEKLAKDNNLKPGTKITQNLVSSLKTNIPKDYIKKGFADAKITIQDKINASDPALVDWTIEVDKGKRVKIDHIEFEGNKSVTDSKLRKKAFKETKHKRFGIGGILKSSKFVEEKYQEDKQNLISYYNSLGYRDAAIVSDSVWRNKRNNYEINVKLTEGKQYYIGDITFTGNTVFATEYLQRVLGYKKGDIYDAVGFNKKVGEDGGKEDDSDIKSIYMNNGYLFSNVTPVEKSVDGDKINLEIRINEGEKATWNKVTWSGNVTTHDHVILRALRTKPGELFKKSDIKRTYFDLAGMSFFDPQQVGQEIQPNPQDNTVDIGWKLVEKGSSQVQLQAGYGGNSFIGTLGLTFNNFSLKNFLKFKDFRPVPQGDGQTLSIQAQAGQYFQNYGISFTEPWLFGTKPTALSVSLNTSRVKYNDGYGNDQKLNIFSASVGLNRLLNWPDDYFSLYTGLQFQKYKFSNYPFEFGDSTEYYGNANNFSINLGLSRNSAGIDPIFPTVGSNVELTAKFTPPYSLFSNKDYSTMAPVDKYKWMEFYKVKFKADIYNEIAGKLVLRSSAEMGFMDGYNKELGAPPFERYYVGGTGLFGGRYDGRELIPLRGYENASTYGGTSEDITQRGGGTIYNRFTLELRYPISMSQTAKIYALTFAEGGNVWNSWNKYNPFQLKRSVGVGVRVYMGAFGLIGFDFAYGFDKTINATEPSGWKTHFLMNQSL; the protein is encoded by the coding sequence ATGAAGTTTAGATTATTACCCATCATAATGTTTGCTGCTTCTGCACATTTTTATGGACAAGTAACACCGCAGGATAGTACAAAAGTAAACGCTTCTGTACATGCAGAAAATCAAGCAGGGACATATACCTTAAAAGATATCGTCGTTGATGGGGTGAAAAAATATACACCAGCTCAAATTTTAAGATTTACGGGTTTAACGAAAGGAGAATCTGTAGATATTCCGGGACAGAAAATAAGTACAGCCGTTAAAAAACTTTGGGATACTCAATCATTTTCTGAGGTAGAAGTGTATATTGAGAGTATTGAAGGAGAAACAGTTGTTTTAAAATTTTACTTGGAGGACTTAAAAGAGCTTGGCGAAGTAAAATTTACAGGAAAAGGAATTGGTAAGTCTAAAAATGAAAAACTTGCTAAAGACAATAATTTAAAGCCTGGAACTAAAATTACACAAAATCTGGTTTCAAGCTTAAAGACAAATATTCCGAAAGATTACATTAAAAAGGGATTTGCAGACGCTAAGATTACGATTCAGGATAAAATAAATGCGAGTGATCCTGCTTTGGTAGACTGGACGATTGAAGTGGATAAGGGCAAGAGAGTCAAAATCGATCATATCGAATTTGAAGGAAATAAGAGTGTCACAGATTCTAAATTAAGAAAAAAAGCCTTTAAGGAAACAAAACATAAAAGATTTGGGATCGGAGGTATTTTAAAATCTTCAAAATTTGTTGAAGAGAAATATCAGGAAGATAAACAAAATCTTATCAGTTATTATAACTCTCTGGGATACAGAGATGCTGCAATTGTTTCAGACTCTGTTTGGAGAAACAAAAGAAACAACTATGAGATTAATGTAAAACTAACGGAAGGTAAGCAATATTACATTGGTGACATTACTTTTACCGGAAATACAGTGTTTGCAACAGAATATTTACAAAGAGTTTTAGGATATAAAAAAGGAGATATTTACGATGCAGTAGGATTCAATAAAAAAGTAGGAGAAGACGGAGGTAAAGAAGATGATTCCGATATCAAGTCTATTTACATGAATAACGGATACCTATTCTCCAACGTAACTCCTGTTGAAAAATCTGTAGACGGAGACAAAATCAACCTTGAAATCCGCATCAACGAAGGTGAAAAAGCAACTTGGAACAAAGTAACTTGGAGCGGGAACGTAACAACTCATGACCATGTTATTCTTAGAGCATTAAGAACAAAACCGGGAGAGCTGTTTAAAAAATCAGATATTAAGAGAACTTATTTTGACCTTGCAGGAATGTCATTCTTTGATCCTCAGCAGGTAGGGCAAGAAATTCAGCCAAACCCGCAGGATAATACTGTTGACATCGGTTGGAAGCTTGTGGAAAAAGGATCTTCACAGGTTCAGTTACAAGCAGGATACGGAGGAAACAGCTTTATCGGAACATTAGGATTGACGTTTAATAATTTCTCATTAAAGAATTTCCTTAAATTTAAAGACTTCCGACCTGTTCCACAAGGAGACGGGCAAACATTGTCTATCCAGGCGCAGGCAGGACAGTACTTCCAGAACTATGGGATTTCATTTACAGAACCATGGTTATTCGGAACAAAACCAACGGCACTTTCGGTAAGTTTGAATACTTCCAGAGTAAAGTATAATGATGGTTACGGGAATGATCAGAAATTAAATATTTTCTCAGCTTCGGTAGGATTGAATAGATTATTGAACTGGCCGGATGATTATTTCTCATTATATACAGGTTTACAGTTTCAAAAATATAAATTCAGCAATTATCCTTTTGAATTTGGTGATAGCACCGAATACTATGGGAATGCCAATAACTTTAGTATAAACCTGGGACTAAGCAGAAATTCTGCAGGGATTGATCCAATTTTTCCAACTGTAGGTTCTAATGTAGAACTTACTGCGAAATTTACTCCTCCTTATTCATTGTTCAGCAATAAAGATTATTCAACAATGGCTCCTGTAGATAAATATAAGTGGATGGAATTTTATAAAGTAAAATTCAAAGCGGATATTTATAACGAAATTGCAGGAAAGCTTGTTTTAAGATCTTCTGCTGAGATGGGATTCATGGATGGATATAACAAAGAACTTGGAGCACCGCCTTTCGAAAGATATTATGTAGGAGGTACAGGTTTATTCGGAGGTAGATATGACGGTAGAGAGCTTATTCCATTAAGAGGGTATGAAAATGCATCTACTTACGGAGGTACATCCGAAGATATTACTCAAAGAGGAGGAGGAACTATTTACAATAGATTTACTTTAGAATTGAGATACCCGATTTCAATGAGCCAAACAGCTAAGATCTATGCGCTTACTTTTGCTGAAGGAGGTAACGTATGGAACTCTTGGAACAAGTATAATCCTTTCCAGTTGAAAAGATCAGTAGGGGTAGGTGTTAGAGTATATATGGGAGCATTTGGTCTTATTGGGTTTGATTTTGCTTATGGATTTGATAAAACAATCAATGCTACAGAACCTTCCGGTTGGAAGACCCATTTCTTGATGAACCAATCTTTATAA
- the istB gene encoding IS21-like element helper ATPase IstB, translating into MNQATLEKMKHLKLYGMHRAFSTTMETGSISYTNDELIAYLIESEYDDRESRKVERLITSARFRYRAFMEEITASSSRNIDKNTIGRLSSCDFISQKQNILITGSTGVGKSFIATAIGYKACTMGYKVMYFSINKLFSKLKMAKADGSYLKEIDRIEKQDLIILDDFGLQSLDNLKRQDFMEIIEDRHGKRSTIIASQLPVSVWHEVIAEQTIADAILDRMVHNSLRIDLKGESMRRKKADQKISSE; encoded by the coding sequence ATGAATCAGGCAACATTAGAAAAAATGAAACATTTAAAGCTCTACGGAATGCACAGAGCTTTTTCCACAACAATGGAAACAGGAAGTATCTCTTATACCAACGATGAACTTATTGCCTACTTGATTGAATCCGAGTATGACGACAGGGAAAGCAGAAAGGTTGAGCGGTTAATCACTTCTGCCAGATTCAGGTACAGGGCATTTATGGAAGAGATTACAGCATCTTCTTCCAGGAATATTGATAAGAATACCATTGGAAGGTTATCTTCCTGCGATTTTATCTCGCAGAAACAGAATATTCTTATTACAGGATCAACAGGAGTTGGTAAAAGTTTTATAGCAACTGCCATAGGCTACAAAGCCTGTACAATGGGATATAAAGTCATGTACTTCAGCATCAACAAACTCTTCTCAAAGCTTAAAATGGCTAAGGCAGACGGATCTTATCTTAAAGAGATTGACCGTATAGAAAAGCAGGACCTTATTATTCTTGATGATTTTGGATTGCAATCCCTGGATAATTTGAAAAGACAGGATTTTATGGAGATCATTGAAGACAGGCACGGAAAACGCTCCACTATTATTGCTTCGCAACTTCCCGTAAGTGTATGGCATGAAGTAATTGCGGAACAAACAATAGCCGATGCAATCCTTGACAGAATGGTACATAACTCCCTGAGAATAGACCTTAAAGGGGAATCTATGAGAAGGAAAAAAGCTGATCAGAAAATCAGCTCAGAATAA
- the rfbD gene encoding dTDP-4-dehydrorhamnose reductase — protein sequence MKKILVVGSNGQLGNCIRKIAENYENKYEFIFTDSQSLDVTNNDQVQSFFYDNKPDFCINASAYTAVDLAEKEPGKAFAINAEGVASLAEACADCNTTLIHVSTDYVFDGETNLDYAEDDFTNPIGVYGQSKLKGEELALDLNPKTIILRTSWLYSEFNKNFVKTMLNLFSQKDELGIVADQFGQPTNANDLAEAIMTIIKTTNKTFGVFHFSNYPETTWYDFAKKIAEFSKSDIRLNALTTEQYPTPAKRPKRSTMSLDKIEKVYGIEPKHWENSLEDCIEILSK from the coding sequence ATGAAAAAAATACTAGTAGTAGGAAGTAATGGTCAATTAGGAAATTGTATCAGAAAGATTGCAGAGAATTATGAAAATAAATATGAGTTTATTTTTACAGATTCACAAAGTTTGGATGTTACGAACAATGATCAGGTGCAAAGTTTCTTTTACGATAATAAACCTGATTTCTGTATCAATGCTTCCGCATATACAGCCGTAGATCTTGCAGAAAAAGAACCCGGGAAAGCTTTTGCCATAAACGCAGAAGGAGTGGCAAGTCTTGCAGAAGCTTGTGCTGATTGTAATACCACTCTTATACATGTTTCTACAGACTATGTCTTCGATGGAGAAACCAACTTGGATTATGCTGAAGATGATTTCACAAATCCTATTGGAGTGTATGGACAATCGAAGTTGAAAGGGGAAGAATTAGCTCTAGATTTAAACCCTAAAACAATTATTCTAAGAACTTCTTGGTTATATTCGGAGTTTAATAAAAACTTTGTAAAAACAATGTTGAACCTGTTTTCTCAAAAAGATGAGTTGGGCATCGTTGCAGATCAATTTGGTCAGCCAACGAACGCAAATGATTTGGCTGAAGCAATAATGACAATCATCAAGACCACAAACAAAACATTTGGAGTTTTCCATTTTTCAAATTATCCGGAAACGACTTGGTATGACTTTGCGAAAAAAATTGCAGAATTTTCAAAATCAGATATCAGACTAAACGCATTGACAACCGAGCAATATCCTACTCCGGCAAAAAGACCGAAGAGAAGTACAATGTCTTTAGACAAAATTGAAAAAGTATACGGAATTGAACCTAAACATTGGGAAAACAGTTTAGAAGACTGTATTGAAATTCTTTCAAAATAA
- the istA gene encoding IS21 family transposase: MANKRIDMLNIKQLLRLYTQGVSKLQISKQLGISRNTAKKYISLFHEHQLTYDELIELSDEDLDDLFETPPTDIRDKDSIKKQLESLFPYISKELKRVGVTRYLLWEEYIDKYPSGYQYSRFCHHYREWCKKVNPSMHIEHKAGDKLFVDYTGKKLHIIDKETGEQQEVEVFVSILGASGMTFVEATRTQGKEDFLGSLTKALHYYGGVPAAIVTDNLRTAVKKSHKYEPVITDSLLDFASHYSTTILPTRTYHPKDKALVENAVRIVYTRIFAPLRKDHFFSLEALNKAIENLLEGYNEAPMKRKKYSRADVFREVEKHALSPLPAMVYQLKHSVRATVHKTSHVYLSKDKHYYSVPFSYIGKKVNIIFSKNTVEIYYDQRRIAFHNRVLAKYQYTTVKEHMPSSYQFMTEWNPSRFISWGRSVGEYCEQYIIKILEKKQHPEQSYKTCLGILSLSKKIGNIRLDNACKRALGYEKYSLAMIKSILERGLDNLTDDDAFFEEKKLPKHKNIRGGKYYQ, from the coding sequence ATGGCTAACAAAAGAATAGACATGTTGAACATCAAACAATTATTACGATTATACACCCAGGGAGTAAGTAAATTGCAGATAAGCAAACAACTGGGTATCTCACGCAATACTGCCAAAAAGTATATTAGCCTGTTCCATGAACACCAACTTACATATGATGAGTTGATAGAGTTGAGTGATGAAGATTTAGATGATTTATTCGAGACTCCGCCAACCGATATAAGGGATAAGGACAGTATCAAAAAACAACTTGAATCGCTGTTTCCTTACATATCCAAAGAACTAAAACGTGTTGGGGTTACCCGTTATCTGCTATGGGAAGAATACATAGATAAATATCCTTCAGGCTACCAATATTCCCGTTTTTGTCATCATTACAGGGAATGGTGTAAAAAGGTAAACCCTTCCATGCATATTGAACATAAGGCTGGGGATAAACTTTTTGTGGATTATACTGGGAAAAAGCTTCACATTATTGATAAAGAAACAGGAGAACAACAGGAAGTTGAAGTCTTCGTATCTATACTTGGCGCCAGTGGTATGACCTTCGTAGAAGCTACAAGGACCCAGGGGAAAGAAGATTTTCTTGGAAGCCTTACCAAAGCCCTGCATTATTATGGAGGAGTTCCCGCAGCTATTGTTACCGATAACCTGCGTACAGCCGTAAAAAAGAGCCATAAGTACGAACCTGTCATCACTGATTCCCTCCTGGATTTTGCTTCGCACTATAGTACCACAATACTTCCCACGCGTACCTACCATCCTAAGGACAAGGCTTTGGTTGAGAATGCGGTACGTATTGTTTATACCCGCATTTTTGCTCCATTGCGTAAAGATCACTTCTTTAGCCTGGAAGCATTGAACAAAGCTATAGAAAACCTTCTGGAGGGATATAATGAAGCTCCCATGAAAAGAAAGAAGTATTCCAGGGCTGACGTTTTCCGTGAGGTTGAAAAACATGCATTATCCCCACTACCGGCTATGGTGTACCAGCTCAAGCATTCTGTACGTGCCACTGTTCATAAGACCAGCCATGTATATTTAAGCAAAGACAAACATTATTACAGTGTTCCGTTCAGCTATATTGGTAAAAAAGTAAACATTATTTTTAGTAAAAACACAGTCGAAATTTACTATGATCAGCGCAGAATAGCATTCCATAACAGAGTCCTGGCCAAATATCAGTATACAACTGTTAAAGAGCATATGCCTTCATCTTATCAGTTTATGACGGAATGGAATCCCTCCCGGTTTATCTCTTGGGGAAGGTCTGTCGGAGAATATTGTGAACAGTACATCATCAAAATCCTGGAAAAGAAACAGCATCCTGAGCAGTCCTATAAAACCTGCCTGGGAATCCTTTCATTATCAAAAAAGATTGGCAACATAAGACTTGACAATGCCTGTAAAAGAGCATTGGGATATGAAAAATACAGCCTTGCCATGATTAAAAGCATCTTGGAAAGAGGACTGGATAATCTCACCGATGACGATGCATTTTTTGAAGAAAAGAAACTGCCTAAACACAAAAATATAAGGGGCGGAAAATACTATCAGTAA
- a CDS encoding OmpH family outer membrane protein, translating to MKNFKTIFTILFLICFGISNAQKVGVVDTQAILDKLPQYKEAEARLNSQIDTWQTDLQNLQAEYEKKRSAFENEKVLLIGDQLKLREKEVMDLDKNIKTTTSLRFGTNGEISKLRASLVQPFQDQIWNAIKTMSEKNGLGIVLDKSNDVNVIFLQKRYDYTDKVLDILLKGTTGKEKKN from the coding sequence ATGAAGAACTTTAAGACAATTTTCACGATTTTATTTCTGATATGTTTCGGAATCTCGAATGCTCAAAAAGTAGGTGTTGTTGATACACAAGCTATTTTAGATAAGCTTCCTCAATACAAAGAAGCAGAAGCAAGATTAAATTCGCAAATTGATACTTGGCAGACAGATCTTCAAAACTTACAGGCAGAATATGAGAAAAAAAGATCTGCTTTTGAAAACGAGAAAGTTTTATTGATAGGAGACCAGCTGAAGCTTAGAGAAAAAGAAGTGATGGATCTTGATAAGAATATTAAAACAACAACGAGTTTGCGTTTTGGTACCAATGGAGAAATCAGTAAGCTAAGAGCGAGTCTTGTTCAGCCTTTTCAGGATCAGATTTGGAATGCAATCAAGACGATGTCTGAAAAAAACGGATTGGGCATAGTTCTTGATAAAAGTAATGACGTTAATGTTATTTTCCTTCAAAAAAGATATGACTATACCGATAAAGTCTTAGATATTTTATTAAAAGGAACAACAGGAAAAGAGAAAAAGAATTAG
- a CDS encoding isoprenyl transferase encodes MSLLKDKIDPENLPQHVAIIMDGNGRWAKSRGEERTFGHKNAIDAVRNAINACNEINIPYLTLYTFSSENWNRPDDEVNTLMNLLMETLLLEAEEIFSKGLRMHVIGNLEKLPALVKDQLLRVVELTKNNSKGNLILAISYGSQNEILNAVKEISSDVKEGKLEVEKIDEKTFESYLYTKDFPPVDLMIRTSGEVRISNFLLWQIAYAELQFLDILWPDFTKDIFFQCILDYQNKERRYGKTGEQIKIQ; translated from the coding sequence ATGTCGTTGTTAAAAGATAAAATAGATCCCGAAAATCTGCCACAACATGTTGCCATCATTATGGATGGAAACGGAAGATGGGCAAAATCTCGGGGAGAAGAAAGAACATTTGGTCACAAGAATGCCATTGATGCGGTAAGAAATGCTATTAATGCTTGTAACGAAATTAATATTCCTTATTTAACCCTTTATACTTTTTCCTCAGAAAACTGGAACAGACCAGATGACGAAGTAAATACATTAATGAATTTACTTATGGAAACTTTATTGCTGGAAGCCGAAGAGATTTTTAGCAAAGGGTTAAGAATGCACGTCATTGGGAATTTGGAAAAATTGCCTGCATTGGTAAAAGATCAGCTGTTGAGAGTTGTCGAGCTTACGAAAAATAACTCAAAAGGTAATCTAATACTGGCAATCAGCTATGGTTCTCAGAATGAGATTTTGAATGCTGTAAAAGAAATCAGCTCGGATGTAAAAGAAGGAAAGTTGGAGGTAGAGAAGATCGATGAAAAAACATTTGAGAGTTATTTATATACAAAAGATTTTCCTCCGGTTGATTTAATGATAAGAACAAGCGGAGAAGTAAGAATCAGTAATTTTCTGTTGTGGCAGATTGCTTATGCAGAGCTACAGTTTTTAGATATACTTTGGCCAGACTTTACAAAAGATATTTTCTTTCAGTGTATCTTAGATTATCAAAATAAAGAAAGAAGATACGGGAAAACCGGAGAACAAATAAAGATTCAGTAA
- a CDS encoding acyl-CoA thioesterase, with protein MGKEVSKTVKIRFIDCDPLGHLNNVRYLDYMLNAREDHVEDFYGFTYEDYTKKTGCTWVTIQNEIAYLKEVRYNTIVAITSKTIEIQDRTSKVELLMKSEDGKTIYAVFWLSVIYFNVKTRRSEVQPPELVDLFSKYHVDLEQKDFQSRVKFLRSQNAKNS; from the coding sequence ATGGGAAAAGAAGTGTCAAAGACGGTTAAAATCCGCTTTATAGATTGTGATCCTCTTGGTCATCTTAATAATGTAAGATACTTAGATTATATGCTGAACGCAAGAGAAGATCATGTCGAAGATTTTTATGGATTTACCTATGAAGATTATACTAAAAAAACGGGTTGTACCTGGGTAACGATTCAGAATGAAATCGCTTATTTGAAAGAAGTAAGGTATAATACAATTGTTGCCATCACAAGTAAAACCATAGAAATTCAGGATCGAACTTCAAAAGTAGAATTATTGATGAAAAGTGAGGACGGAAAAACAATCTATGCCGTTTTCTGGCTTTCCGTAATCTATTTTAATGTAAAAACAAGACGTTCAGAGGTGCAGCCTCCGGAATTGGTGGATCTGTTTAGCAAATATCATGTAGATTTGGAACAGAAAGATTTTCAGTCCAGAGTTAAATTTTTAAGATCCCAAAACGCAAAAAACTCATAA